The Candidatus Polarisedimenticolaceae bacterium genome includes the window CCGGCGGGACGCGCACGTCGACGAACGGGGGTTGCGGCCAGTCGTTCGACGCGCACGACGCGCGGGTGAAGCCGGCGTCGGCGATCAGCTCGGACAACAACCCGCTCGCGACGTCGTACTCGAGGTCGGCCCCGAATCTCGCGTCCTGCGCCACGAAGTCGAGATCGTCCTTCGAGGTCCACGCGAGGCCGTCCACCTCGTCGTAACGGAACGTGTTCGGGAACCGATCGCTGTAGGCGTCGGTCTCCCCCGTCCCCGCGCGAAGGTCCGGCCACAACGCGTGGAGGGTCGTCGCGGTCGCGGTGAGCCCGGTGTAGTCGCCGATGAACCCGTTCAGCGCGCCGTTGCTGGACGCGTCCGAGACGAGGAAGTTCGAGTCGAAGCTCTGGCCGCCGTCGCGCGAGACCGCCCCCCACACCTCGTACGGCCGGCCCCCGGGGGAACGGCGTCGGTCGAGGAAGGTCACGATCACGCGACCGTTCGGATCGACCGAGAGCCACGGGAAGAACTGGTCGGCGCCGTTGGCGAGTGCGTCGTCGTTCACGCGCACGGGAGCGCTCCACGTCGTGCCGCCGTTCGTCGAGCGGACCAGCAGGATGTCCGGATCGCCGTTCCGGTTGTCCGACCAGGCGATGTAGATGTTGTTCTGGTGCGGCCCCGTCGTGCGGTCGACGTCCATCGTCGGGAAGGAATTGCGACGGAACACCGGATCGTTGGCGATGGGGACGACGCTCGACGGGAAGCTGTCCCCGCCGAAGGTCTGGGCGCCGTCGGTGGAGCGGTCGAATCCGACGCGGTTCGCATCCGCCCAGGCGACGTAGACCGTCCCGCCGCGCGAGCTCGCGATCACCGAGCCCTGGACGTTGCTCCCGTCCGAGACGCGCACGTTCGCCGACCACGTCGAGCCGCCGTTCGACGAGTATTTGAGGAGGATCG containing:
- a CDS encoding sialidase family protein, coding for LRALALAHRGLPSDLEGAIPPKENWIGVRREPASQPTIVTAASNVRVNQDASGYDQNEFDLSSSPTNPLNLIGGGNDYRTGNVKCGWYASQDGGLTWTDGVLPESTFPYQGDPTVAHCADGSAIYVCLSFTGAYQPHGLFSYRTTDGGQTWSNPATILNRQNGFPFADKEWVWCDPSPSSPNANRAYVSWTDFGFSQSPILLKYSSNGGSTWSANVRVSDGSNVQGSVIASSRGGTVYVAWADANRVGFDRSTDGAQTFGGDSFPSSVVPIANDPVFRRNSFPTMDVDRTTGPHQNNIYIAWSDNRNGDPDILLVRSTNGGTTWSAPVRVNDDALANGADQFFPWLSVDPNGRVIVTFLDRRRSPGGRPYEVWGAVSRDGGQSFDSNFLVSDASSNGALNGFIGDYTGLTATATTLHALWPDLRAGTGETDAYSDRFPNTFRYDEVDGLAWTSKDDLDFVAQDARFGADLEYDVASGLLSELIADAGFTRASCASNDWPQPPFVDVRVPPESDAYWYLVRATGPNGVGTYGDGSPARPNVRDALDGTIASCP